The Maridesulfovibrio sp. genomic sequence TAACAAAAAGGGCACCGCCATTGACGGTACCCTATCTATTATCAATTTGTTGGTTCGCAAGCAAAACAATTTGCCATAAACCGACTATACTTAAAAATTAATCTTCGAGCTGCTGAATTCCATCCAGCTTCCACATTCCATCAGAACCGATGGGCTTTATGAAATGCCAGACTTCACGCACCTGCGAAGGCTGAGACTGAGATGGATCCTCACGCAACAGGACATCGTAAAAGACAGTGGCATTTGTCATGCCGCCTTCTTCTTTTGCTTCCAGAAGTCTTGCATTAACCATCAAAACATCCGTCTGGGACGGACCGGGGTCTTCTTTGGCCTGCTGCTTGATCTCATTTACGACATCGGCAGTTGCAAACTGTTCAATATCCGCCATGTCACGGCTATCCCATGACTTTTGAAGACGGGTATATACAGCTTTAGCTCCTTCTAAAAATTCCTCTTCATCGAAACCGGCAGGAGTGTTCACAACCGGTCCTTCCTGCGGAGCCGCAGAACCTGCTGCAGACCTGGAAGAAAGATGCTCCCATGCATTCTGAGCATTCTGCTCTCTTCGAGCGTAGGGATCATTATTTATATTCTGATTAGACTGAGACCTGTCCGGACCACGCTGATAATTGCCCTGCTGATACATGTTATCTGCTCCACGACTGCGGGACCTAAAAAATTTAAATCCAAGATAAACAAGCAGACCGATGATCAGCAAATTGAAAAAACCGCCACCCATGCCGCCGAAACCGCCGAACATGGAACCGAGAAAAGTTCCTGCCAGCAGTCCGCCGAGCAGCCCCATACCGGGACGGGCGAAACCGCCCTGCTGCTTATTCGTACCGGTTGTCTGCGTACGAGAAGCAGTTGTCGATGTAGGTTTCTTGTATGTGTTTGAAAAAGATGGCTTGCTGCCGAATGATCTTCCGCCACCAAATCTTTTCGCATCCGCATTTCCGACCGACAGGGCCAGCACGCAGACAACAGTAAGGGGAAGAACCAAATACCCGAGTAGTTTCATCTAATACCTCATTTACTTAGGTTATAAAAAAACTGCGACCGAAGCCGCTGTTCCTTAGATAATTACGCTAATGCCCTCTGTCCAGTAATATCGGTACTATTCATTTTTTTTCTGCCCCCAGCCGCAGCATACCCTCACATATTTTTCTACTTTGGACATTAAACGGTTCGATAAAATGCGCTGCGACTCCCTGTTTATACATAACTACATATAAATATTACACTTCCGGTTTATCTTGCGGAGAGTTAAAATGAAAGGTATTCATTCACAAAAACAAAACAGGAAGTATTCATGATAGAGACAATTTCATCCATTTTTTCATTTATATCCGGTAAATATGAAAGTAACCCCCACTGGGACCACTGGCCATTCGGACCCGGCTATGGTGATTTCTGGGCTTCTGTGACCAAGATGCTTTTTGTAGCAGTCATACTGGGCGTAATTATGATTTTCCTGCGCGTGCTCTACGGACCGAACGGGAAATTCCGAGACCCGGACCTCGACCGTGAAGCTGCCGAAATGCGTGAACAAGCTCTTGCCAAGCTTGAAGAAGACCTTAAATCCGGTAAAATATCCGAGGTTGACTACAAGTTTAAGAAAAAAAGAATCATGCTCTAATCCATGGAACATAATATTAAAATATTCACTGATTTTGCCACTCCGTACCTGCAAAAAGCGGGTGAAAACGAAAAAGCGGATATGCAACTTAAATTCGACCATTCTTTGGATGTATTCGAAAACAGCTGCAATATATGCAGATCATTATCGCTTCCTGCAGAACTGGACGAGACTGCCCGCATAGCAGCCCTTTTTCATGATACAGGAAGATTTCCACAATACCTGAAATACAAGACTTTCAGGGATGTCGATTCCTGCA encodes the following:
- a CDS encoding TIM44-like domain-containing protein; the encoded protein is MKLLGYLVLPLTVVCVLALSVGNADAKRFGGGRSFGSKPSFSNTYKKPTSTTASRTQTTGTNKQQGGFARPGMGLLGGLLAGTFLGSMFGGFGGMGGGFFNLLIIGLLVYLGFKFFRSRSRGADNMYQQGNYQRGPDRSQSNQNINNDPYARREQNAQNAWEHLSSRSAAGSAAPQEGPVVNTPAGFDEEEFLEGAKAVYTRLQKSWDSRDMADIEQFATADVVNEIKQQAKEDPGPSQTDVLMVNARLLEAKEEGGMTNATVFYDVLLREDPSQSQPSQVREVWHFIKPIGSDGMWKLDGIQQLED
- a CDS encoding SHOCT domain-containing protein, translated to MIETISSIFSFISGKYESNPHWDHWPFGPGYGDFWASVTKMLFVAVILGVIMIFLRVLYGPNGKFRDPDLDREAAEMREQALAKLEEDLKSGKISEVDYKFKKKRIML